In Streptococcus uberis, a single window of DNA contains:
- a CDS encoding endonuclease/exonuclease/phosphatase family protein has translation MAKFLTLNTHSWMEANALKKLVDLAEHILAEKYDVICLQEINQLINSELAEEDFFYQPIPGTPALHKDNFALLLVNYLQKRGQHYYWSWAYNHIGYDIYHEGVAIFSKKPITATDILMSQVDDEHDYHTRRALLAKTEIDGKETALVSLHMSWFGKGFEGEWTTLETELNALGIPLMIMGDFNNPTDLEGYQLIEASPLGLRDSHKVADKVFGDYSIVADIDGWKDNKESYKVDHAFASKEFDILRSEITFEGGSAPVISDHFGLEVTTKWKS, from the coding sequence ATGGCTAAGTTCTTAACGCTTAATACCCATTCTTGGATGGAGGCCAATGCCTTGAAGAAGTTGGTGGATTTGGCAGAACATATTTTGGCTGAGAAGTATGATGTGATTTGTTTGCAAGAAATCAATCAGTTAATTAACAGTGAACTGGCTGAGGAAGATTTCTTTTACCAGCCTATTCCAGGAACACCTGCTCTTCACAAAGACAATTTTGCCTTGCTTTTAGTGAATTATTTACAAAAGCGGGGCCAGCATTATTATTGGTCTTGGGCTTATAATCACATTGGTTATGATATTTATCATGAAGGCGTAGCTATTTTTTCAAAAAAACCAATCACAGCGACAGATATTTTAATGAGTCAAGTTGATGATGAGCATGATTATCATACCAGAAGGGCCTTGTTGGCCAAAACCGAGATTGATGGGAAAGAAACGGCTCTTGTTTCTCTACATATGTCGTGGTTTGGAAAGGGGTTTGAAGGGGAGTGGACTACCTTGGAAACTGAGCTAAATGCACTAGGAATACCTTTAATGATCATGGGGGACTTTAATAATCCGACAGATTTGGAAGGGTATCAATTGATTGAAGCTAGCCCCCTTGGTTTGCGGGATAGTCATAAGGTTGCTGACAAGGTTTTTGGAGATTATAGTATTGTTGCGGATATTGATGGTTGGAAAGATAATAAAGAATCTTATAAAGTGGACCATGCCTTTGCAAGCAAGGAGTTTGATATTCTGAGGTCTGAAATTACCTTTGAAGGTGGATCTGCTCCAGTTATTAGTGATCATTTTGGTCTTGAAGTTACAACAAAATGGAAATCATAA
- a CDS encoding STM3941 family protein, whose translation MTEPIIIPRNKLGNLFYAVMSFLFVFFGFFMCLIPDILIQFIGVITILFFGLCFITFLKRIVNKTPILLINDLGVYDHSTAIAIGFIPWQDIEAIQLTSLFNQTFISISVKDQQSYLKKMTVLQRLTTKANLKMGYPLINITLNTTGQKPEKVMEEIERQFGGYY comes from the coding sequence ATGACTGAACCTATTATCATTCCAAGGAATAAACTCGGAAACTTATTTTATGCTGTAATGTCTTTTCTATTTGTTTTTTTCGGCTTCTTTATGTGTCTCATTCCTGATATTTTAATTCAGTTCATTGGAGTCATCACCATTCTTTTCTTTGGTCTCTGTTTTATCACCTTTCTAAAGAGAATCGTCAATAAGACACCTATCTTATTGATTAATGACTTAGGGGTTTACGATCATTCAACAGCTATTGCCATCGGCTTTATCCCCTGGCAAGATATTGAAGCTATTCAACTGACCTCATTATTCAATCAGACCTTTATTAGCATCAGCGTCAAAGATCAGCAAAGCTATCTCAAAAAAATGACCGTTCTACAAAGACTGACAACAAAAGCCAATCTTAAAATGGGATATCCACTGATAAACATTACCCTAAATACCACCGGTCAGAAGCCTGAAAAAGTCATGGAAGAAATCGAACGTCAATTCGGAGGCTATTATTAG
- a CDS encoding M42 family metallopeptidase, protein MKTTVDYITTLTQIPSPTGFTKTIMDYLTSELSSFGYEPVRTHKGGVMVSVKGKDDSKHRVVTAHLDTLGAMVRAIKPDGRLKMDLVGGFVYNAIEGENCTVHVAKNGREISGTILIHQTSVHVYKDAGTAERNQANMEVRLDEKVRTADETRALGIEVGDFISFDPRVVVTESGFIKSRHLDDKVSAAILIELLKDYKENKVTLPYTTHFYFSAFEEVGHGANSSLPKEAVEYLAVDMGAMGDDQATDEYTVSICVKDASGPYHYELRQHMVALCQSNNIPYKLDIYPFYGSDASAAMRSGAEVKHALLGAGIESSHSYERTHRDSVEATEKLVDAYLKSPMVD, encoded by the coding sequence GTGAAAACTACCGTTGACTACATTACCACACTCACTCAAATCCCCTCCCCAACAGGATTTACAAAAACCATTATGGACTACCTCACTTCTGAATTATCCAGCTTTGGCTATGAACCTGTTCGTACTCATAAAGGTGGGGTTATGGTTTCCGTAAAAGGTAAAGATGATAGCAAACACCGTGTCGTAACAGCTCATCTTGATACCTTAGGTGCAATGGTGCGCGCTATCAAACCCGATGGCCGTTTGAAAATGGATTTAGTAGGTGGTTTTGTCTATAACGCCATTGAAGGCGAAAACTGTACTGTTCACGTCGCTAAAAATGGCAGAGAGATCTCTGGTACTATTCTCATCCACCAAACTTCCGTGCATGTTTACAAAGATGCTGGAACTGCTGAACGCAACCAAGCTAATATGGAAGTTCGCTTGGATGAAAAGGTTAGAACTGCCGATGAAACACGCGCCTTGGGCATCGAAGTCGGTGATTTTATTTCCTTCGATCCTCGTGTCGTGGTCACTGAATCTGGCTTTATCAAATCACGACATTTGGATGATAAAGTTTCAGCCGCCATTCTGATTGAATTGCTTAAAGACTATAAAGAAAATAAGGTTACCTTGCCATACACCACACACTTCTACTTCTCAGCCTTTGAAGAAGTTGGACACGGTGCTAATTCAAGTCTCCCTAAAGAAGCTGTTGAATACTTGGCTGTTGACATGGGAGCTATGGGTGATGACCAAGCGACAGATGAATACACCGTCTCTATTTGTGTCAAAGATGCGTCCGGACCTTACCATTACGAACTCCGTCAACATATGGTTGCTCTCTGTCAATCTAATAACATTCCTTATAAACTTGACATTTACCCATTCTATGGATCTGATGCCTCAGCTGCCATGCGCTCTGGTGCCGAGGTAAAACATGCCCTCCTAGGAGCCGGCATTGAATCAAGCCACTCATACGAACGCACCCACCGTGACTCTGTTGAAGCTACTGAAAAACTGGTGGATGCCTACCTCAAAAGTCCAATGGTTGATTAA
- the nrdI gene encoding class Ib ribonucleoside-diphosphate reductase assembly flavoprotein NrdI, with the protein MSTVTVVFISLSGNTLSFVKRLSQHLKEGYDIETKTINIKELNHQTFAVEEAFVAILPTYLEGGNGLDSGDIEILTNPLGDFIAAHDNYKRCFGIIGSGNRNFNNQYCLTAKQYAKRFGFPMIGDFELRGTISDIERLAKIIVAEKEAFLKD; encoded by the coding sequence ATGTCTACAGTAACCGTAGTTTTTATCAGCCTAAGTGGCAACACCCTCAGTTTTGTCAAACGCTTATCACAACACCTTAAAGAAGGCTATGATATCGAAACAAAAACCATAAACATCAAGGAATTAAATCATCAAACTTTTGCGGTTGAAGAAGCCTTTGTAGCCATCTTACCGACTTATCTCGAAGGCGGAAACGGCTTAGATTCTGGTGATATTGAAATTCTTACCAATCCTTTAGGTGATTTCATCGCTGCTCATGATAATTACAAGCGCTGCTTTGGTATTATTGGTTCTGGCAATCGAAACTTTAATAATCAATACTGCCTGACAGCAAAGCAATATGCCAAACGTTTTGGTTTTCCAATGATTGGAGATTTCGAATTACGTGGAACCATCTCAGATATTGAAAGGCTTGCCAAGATTATTGTGGCTGAGAAAGAAGCCTTTCTAAAAGACTAG
- a CDS encoding RelA/SpoT family protein gives MAKEKNLSGEEVVSIAASYMNKKDIAFVKKALDYATTAHFYQARKSGEPYIIHPIQVAGILADLHLDATTVACGFLHDVVEDTEISLDDIEAEFDKDVRDIVDGVTKLGKVEYKSHEEQLAENHRKMLMAMSKDIRVILVKLADRLHNMRTLKHLRKDKQERISRETMEIYAPLAHRLGISRIKWELEDLAFRYLNESEFYKISHMMREKRREREALVDEIVAKIVTYTNEQGLYGDVYGRPKHIYSIYRKMRDKKKRFDQIFDLIAIRCVMETQSDVYAMVGYIHELWRPMPGRFKDYIAAPKANGYQSIHTTVYGPKGPIEIQIRTKEMHQVAEYGVAAHWAYKKGIKGKVNQTDQKVGMNWIKDLVELQDASNGDAKDFVDSVKEEIFSERIYVFTPNGAVQELPKDSGPIDFAYAIHTQVGEKATGAKVNGKMVPLTSKLKTGDVVEIVTNPNSFGPSRDWIKIVKTNKARNKIRQFFKNQDKELSVNKGRELLVNFFQEQGYVANKYLDRKRIEEILPRVSVKSVESLYAAVGFGDLSPVSIFNKLTEKERREEERAKAKAEAEELVKGGEVKHENKEVLKVRSENGVIIQGASGLLMRIAKCCNPVPGDPIEGYITKGRGIAIHRADCNNIKSQDGYEQRLIEVEWDLENSSKDYQAEIDIYGLNRTGLLNDVLQILSNSTKTITTVNAQPTKDMKFANIHVSFGIANLASLLTVVEKIKAVPDIYNVKRTNG, from the coding sequence ATGGCAAAAGAAAAAAATTTATCAGGAGAAGAAGTTGTATCCATTGCAGCGTCTTACATGAATAAAAAGGATATTGCATTCGTCAAAAAGGCATTGGATTATGCGACGACGGCACATTTTTATCAAGCAAGAAAATCGGGTGAACCCTATATCATTCACCCTATACAAGTTGCCGGAATTCTAGCTGATTTGCATTTAGATGCGACCACAGTTGCTTGTGGTTTTTTACACGATGTTGTTGAAGACACCGAAATAAGTTTAGATGATATTGAAGCCGAATTTGATAAAGATGTCAGAGATATCGTAGATGGGGTGACCAAACTAGGTAAGGTGGAATACAAATCTCATGAGGAGCAGCTGGCAGAAAATCACCGGAAAATGCTCATGGCCATGTCTAAAGATATTCGGGTTATCCTTGTCAAGTTGGCAGATCGTCTGCATAATATGAGAACATTAAAACATTTGCGCAAGGATAAGCAAGAACGTATCTCGCGTGAAACAATGGAAATTTATGCCCCTTTGGCCCATCGTTTGGGGATTAGTAGAATCAAATGGGAACTTGAAGATTTAGCCTTTCGTTATTTAAACGAGTCGGAATTTTATAAGATTTCTCATATGATGCGTGAAAAGCGTCGTGAGAGAGAGGCTTTAGTCGATGAAATCGTCGCAAAAATCGTGACTTATACCAATGAACAAGGCCTCTATGGAGATGTCTATGGTAGGCCAAAACACATCTATTCGATTTACCGTAAAATGCGGGACAAGAAAAAACGCTTTGATCAAATCTTCGATTTAATTGCCATTCGTTGTGTCATGGAGACCCAAAGTGATGTTTATGCTATGGTAGGTTATATCCATGAATTGTGGCGTCCAATGCCAGGTCGCTTCAAGGACTATATTGCTGCGCCTAAGGCCAATGGCTATCAATCAATCCACACAACGGTTTACGGTCCTAAAGGGCCAATTGAAATCCAAATTAGGACCAAAGAAATGCATCAGGTTGCTGAGTACGGGGTTGCAGCTCACTGGGCCTATAAGAAAGGTATTAAAGGTAAAGTAAACCAAACAGATCAAAAGGTTGGAATGAACTGGATCAAGGATTTGGTGGAACTCCAGGATGCTTCCAATGGAGATGCCAAAGATTTCGTCGATTCCGTCAAAGAGGAAATCTTCTCTGAACGTATTTATGTCTTTACCCCAAATGGAGCTGTCCAAGAACTGCCTAAAGATTCCGGTCCGATTGATTTTGCCTATGCTATCCATACACAAGTTGGCGAAAAAGCAACAGGGGCTAAGGTTAATGGGAAAATGGTGCCCTTGACTTCCAAACTGAAAACTGGGGACGTTGTTGAAATCGTGACAAATCCAAATTCCTTTGGGCCAAGCCGGGATTGGATTAAAATTGTAAAAACCAACAAAGCACGCAATAAAATTCGTCAATTCTTTAAAAACCAAGACAAAGAATTGTCTGTCAATAAAGGAAGGGAACTCTTAGTTAACTTTTTCCAAGAACAAGGTTATGTTGCCAATAAATACTTAGACCGAAAACGCATTGAGGAAATTTTACCGAGAGTAAGTGTTAAAAGTGTTGAATCCTTATATGCGGCAGTTGGCTTTGGCGATTTAAGTCCAGTTTCCATCTTTAACAAGCTAACCGAAAAAGAACGTCGTGAAGAAGAACGTGCTAAAGCCAAAGCAGAAGCAGAGGAATTGGTCAAAGGCGGCGAAGTTAAGCATGAGAATAAGGAAGTTTTAAAAGTTCGCAGTGAAAATGGTGTTATTATTCAAGGTGCTAGCGGCCTCTTGATGCGTATCGCTAAATGTTGCAACCCTGTTCCCGGTGATCCGATTGAAGGTTACATTACAAAAGGTAGAGGTATTGCCATTCACCGAGCGGATTGTAACAATATTAAGAGTCAAGATGGCTATGAGCAACGTTTGATTGAAGTTGAATGGGACCTTGAAAATTCAAGCAAGGATTATCAAGCAGAAATTGATATTTATGGCTTAAATCGTACAGGTCTCTTAAATGATGTCCTACAAATTTTGTCTAATTCAACAAAAACCATTACAACCGTCAATGCCCAACCAACCAAAGACATGAAATTTGCCAATATTCACGTCAGTTTTGGTATTGCTAATTTGGCTAGTCTATTGACTGTTGTCGAAAAAATCAAAGCGGTACCTGACATCTATAATGTCAAACGAACCAATGGTTAA
- the dtd gene encoding D-aminoacyl-tRNA deacylase, which yields MKIVIQRVSEASVAIEGEIVGAIQKGLLLLVGFGPEDGQEDVDYAVRKITQMRIFSDAEDKMNLSLLDIKGSILSISQFTLFANTKKGNRPAFTEAAKPEMASQLYEQFNQALSAFCPLERGVFGADMKVSLVNDGPVTIILDTKNR from the coding sequence ATGAAAATTGTCATTCAAAGGGTTTCAGAAGCCTCAGTCGCCATTGAAGGTGAGATAGTTGGTGCTATCCAGAAAGGGTTGTTACTTTTAGTGGGTTTTGGTCCTGAAGATGGTCAAGAGGATGTGGACTATGCGGTTCGGAAAATCACACAAATGCGCATTTTTTCCGATGCGGAGGATAAAATGAATTTATCACTTCTAGACATTAAAGGATCTATCTTGTCCATTTCACAATTTACACTCTTTGCCAATACCAAAAAAGGTAACCGCCCTGCTTTTACAGAAGCAGCAAAACCAGAAATGGCAAGTCAGCTGTATGAACAGTTTAACCAAGCTTTATCAGCTTTCTGTCCTCTTGAAAGAGGGGTCTTCGGTGCTGATATGAAAGTGTCGCTGGTCAATGATGGTCCAGTGACGATCATTTTAGATACGAAAAATAGATAG
- a CDS encoding helix-turn-helix domain-containing protein, with protein sequence MDIKTIFPEVRVSSGPANEEQWVSIEDGDQFLLFPKEQLSSRELALLEFYLSPVKKSSKKRTAWEKYLLEDGAELPERLEEGQFIYLSHQLPIPSEMVELLESIFGQPKAILSLSQTQTVFLLTRSDSFGQIALIKDILPTLENDFGLALRLFIGNHWSSLTANQLRDYFLEERVLYDAYRTQNSDETLILYSKILLWALNADHIPKAICHYYQMVLGNQKETRELVEALWDSHGNLVQTAQSLYIHRNSLQYKLDKVYRQTGLQLKQLDDLAFAYLFLQKS encoded by the coding sequence ATGGATATCAAAACAATCTTTCCTGAGGTGAGGGTAAGCTCAGGACCAGCTAATGAAGAACAGTGGGTTTCAATTGAAGACGGTGACCAATTCTTATTATTTCCAAAGGAACAGTTATCATCGCGGGAATTGGCTTTACTGGAATTCTATTTGTCACCAGTTAAGAAGTCTTCCAAAAAAAGGACAGCTTGGGAAAAGTATTTATTAGAGGATGGTGCAGAACTTCCTGAAAGGCTTGAAGAGGGGCAATTTATTTATCTTAGCCATCAGTTGCCAATCCCTTCTGAAATGGTCGAGCTTTTGGAATCGATTTTTGGACAGCCAAAAGCCATTTTGTCTCTGAGTCAGACTCAGACGGTCTTTTTGTTAACAAGATCAGACTCCTTTGGGCAAATTGCTCTGATTAAAGATATTCTTCCAACACTTGAAAATGATTTTGGTTTGGCTTTAAGACTATTTATTGGGAATCATTGGTCATCTTTAACAGCTAATCAATTGCGAGACTATTTTCTTGAGGAAAGAGTTCTGTATGATGCTTACAGGACTCAAAATAGTGACGAGACCCTTATTCTCTATTCCAAAATCCTCTTATGGGCTTTAAATGCCGATCATATCCCAAAAGCTATCTGTCACTATTATCAAATGGTTTTAGGCAATCAAAAAGAAACAAGAGAATTGGTGGAAGCATTATGGGATTCACATGGAAATCTAGTCCAGACAGCGCAATCTTTATATATTCATAGAAATTCTCTCCAGTATAAATTAGACAAAGTATACCGTCAAACGGGTCTCCAACTGAAACAGTTAGACGATTTAGCTTTTGCTTATCTTTTTCTTCAAAAATCCTAA
- a CDS encoding ABC transporter ATP-binding protein, giving the protein MVELNLNHIYKKYPNTSHYAVEDFDLDIKDKEFIVFVGPSGCGKSTTLRMIAGLEDISEGELKIDGEVVNDKSPKDRDIAMVFQNYALYPHMTVYDNMAFGLKLRKYKKADIDQRVKEAAQILGLTEFLERKPADLSGGQRQRVAMGRAIVRDAKVFLMDEPLSNLDAKLRVSMRAEIAKIHRRIGSTTIYVTHDQTEAMTLADRIVIMSATKNPEGNGTIGKIEQVGSPQELYNQPANKFVAGFIGSPAMNFFDVTVEGTRIVSEDGLDITITEGQAKMLKEAGYDGKKVTFGIRPEDISANLLVEETFPNANVEAEVLVSELLGSETMLYVKLGQTEFASRVDARDFHNPGEKVSLTFNVSKGHFFDLETEKAIR; this is encoded by the coding sequence ATGGTAGAATTAAATTTAAATCATATTTATAAAAAATACCCTAATACAAGCCATTATGCTGTTGAAGATTTTGACTTAGATATCAAAGATAAAGAATTTATCGTCTTTGTAGGACCTTCAGGATGTGGGAAATCAACAACCCTACGTATGATTGCGGGATTAGAAGACATTTCAGAAGGTGAATTGAAAATTGACGGTGAAGTTGTTAATGACAAATCTCCTAAAGATCGTGATATTGCCATGGTTTTCCAAAACTATGCCCTATACCCACACATGACTGTATACGATAATATGGCTTTTGGTCTTAAATTGCGTAAATACAAAAAAGCAGATATTGACCAACGTGTTAAAGAAGCAGCCCAAATCTTAGGATTAACGGAGTTCTTAGAACGGAAACCTGCTGATTTGTCTGGTGGACAACGCCAACGTGTTGCCATGGGTCGTGCTATCGTTCGTGATGCCAAAGTATTCTTAATGGATGAGCCTTTGTCAAACTTAGATGCTAAATTGCGTGTGTCAATGCGGGCAGAAATTGCTAAAATTCACCGCCGTATTGGTTCAACAACCATTTATGTTACCCACGACCAAACAGAAGCTATGACTTTGGCTGACCGTATTGTTATCATGTCAGCGACAAAAAATCCTGAAGGTAATGGAACAATTGGTAAAATTGAACAAGTTGGTTCACCGCAAGAATTATATAACCAACCTGCTAATAAATTTGTTGCCGGCTTTATCGGAAGCCCGGCGATGAACTTCTTTGATGTGACAGTGGAAGGTACACGTATTGTCAGCGAAGATGGTCTTGATATTACTATCACTGAAGGTCAAGCCAAAATGCTTAAAGAAGCTGGCTATGATGGCAAAAAAGTGACATTTGGTATTCGTCCAGAAGACATTTCAGCTAACCTTCTTGTCGAAGAAACATTCCCAAATGCCAATGTGGAAGCAGAAGTCTTAGTGTCTGAACTGTTAGGGTCTGAAACGATGCTTTATGTGAAACTTGGTCAAACAGAATTTGCCTCACGTGTTGATGCGCGTGATTTCCACAATCCAGGCGAAAAAGTGAGCCTAACCTTTAATGTTTCTAAAGGACATTTCTTTGACCTAGAAACAGAAAAAGCAATTCGTTAA